From one Chlamydiifrater phoenicopteri genomic stretch:
- the bamA gene encoding outer membrane protein assembly factor BamA: protein MKDKRNFLFLLFLLQSSITMSAEQIIGDNRSVVDKVEIVVEGKRNRSRHKTPEIKVKEGSLFSQTEFDKDLRDLSKDYDRVEPQVSFSNGKAHLKVILIEKPVIRKIEVVGNKEFSEYKILRTLQLTRDTQFEREKFLKSFETLRTSYLKRGFFESDLSYELDHDESLGVIDIKININEGVCGRIKKLKLCGLNKSERNDVQEFMVTKAYSPCFSWFTGAGLYHPEMIEQDAFGVTNYLQNLGYADAKVEIQQETDCKGNIILCFDVKKGPKYRLGHVHVEGFACLPRKAVEKQMLVGSGDLFCSEKIWTSSQKIRDLYAKYGYINANVDVSFSLHPTLPVYDVCYSVTEGEPYRVGLIKITGNTRTKQDVILHESCLFPGDRFNKSNLEETEQRLRNTGYFNSVSVYTVRSQLDPLNVSEQYRDIYVDVSETSTGNLGLFLGFSSLDNLFGGVELSESNFYLLGIRNFLSEGFRCLRGGGEYLFLKANFGEKVTDYTIKWTKPHFLNTPWILGVELDKSINRALSKDYEVETYGGNVSTTYIITKNLRYGLYYRGSQTSLERKNKQDLVGPDPSTNKGFVSAAGTHLIYDSVSPPRNPKNGVRANVNFEISGLGGTYHFTKLKLSGSVYRQLTKKGVLKLRGEAQFIKPFSDTTIDGVPISERFFLGGETTVRGYKSFIIGPKYSENEPKGGLTSLLISEEFQYPLVTQPNVSAFVFMDSGFVGLEEYKIDIKELRGSAGFGLRFDVMNNVPVMMGFGWPFRPTEIFEGKKIDVTQRFFFALGGMF from the coding sequence ATGAAAGATAAGCGTAATTTTTTATTTCTACTATTTTTGCTTCAATCTTCCATAACAATGTCTGCAGAACAAATTATTGGGGATAATCGTTCGGTAGTAGATAAAGTCGAGATCGTTGTTGAAGGCAAACGAAACAGATCTAGACACAAAACTCCGGAAATTAAGGTTAAGGAAGGCTCTTTGTTTTCTCAAACAGAGTTTGATAAGGATCTGAGAGATTTATCTAAAGACTATGATAGAGTCGAACCTCAAGTTTCCTTTTCTAACGGTAAAGCTCACCTCAAAGTCATTTTAATAGAAAAGCCTGTAATCCGTAAAATTGAAGTCGTTGGGAATAAAGAGTTTTCTGAATATAAAATTCTGCGCACCTTACAATTAACTCGAGACACCCAATTTGAAAGAGAAAAATTTCTTAAGTCCTTTGAAACGTTGAGAACCTCCTACCTAAAACGAGGCTTTTTTGAATCAGACCTTTCTTACGAGCTAGATCATGATGAAAGCCTAGGAGTCATTGATATTAAAATTAATATTAATGAAGGGGTTTGCGGTAGAATTAAAAAGCTTAAGCTTTGCGGACTAAATAAGTCCGAGCGTAACGATGTTCAAGAATTCATGGTCACTAAAGCTTACAGCCCTTGTTTTAGTTGGTTCACTGGAGCAGGCTTGTATCATCCAGAAATGATCGAGCAAGACGCTTTTGGTGTAACTAACTATCTACAAAATTTGGGTTATGCTGATGCAAAGGTGGAAATTCAGCAAGAGACCGATTGCAAAGGAAACATTATCCTTTGTTTTGATGTGAAGAAAGGTCCAAAATATAGGTTGGGACATGTACACGTAGAAGGTTTTGCTTGCCTGCCGAGAAAAGCCGTGGAAAAGCAAATGTTGGTAGGTTCTGGCGATTTGTTTTGTTCAGAAAAAATTTGGACGAGTTCACAGAAAATCAGAGACTTGTACGCTAAATATGGGTACATTAATGCCAATGTAGACGTTTCCTTTAGCTTACACCCCACCCTCCCTGTATATGACGTTTGTTACTCTGTAACCGAAGGAGAACCCTATAGAGTTGGCCTTATCAAAATTACAGGAAATACGAGAACTAAACAAGATGTCATCCTGCACGAAAGCTGCTTGTTCCCTGGAGACCGCTTTAACAAATCCAATCTAGAGGAAACAGAACAACGACTAAGAAATACAGGTTACTTTAATAGTGTAAGCGTTTATACCGTTCGCTCTCAACTAGATCCTTTAAACGTATCAGAGCAATATCGAGATATTTATGTAGATGTTTCTGAAACTTCAACAGGTAACTTAGGATTGTTCTTAGGATTCAGTTCCTTGGACAATTTGTTCGGTGGAGTAGAGCTTTCGGAAAGCAACTTTTATCTGTTGGGTATCCGCAACTTTCTTAGTGAAGGGTTCCGTTGTTTGAGAGGTGGTGGAGAGTATCTTTTCTTGAAAGCAAATTTTGGAGAAAAGGTCACAGATTACACCATAAAGTGGACAAAGCCTCACTTTCTTAATACCCCCTGGATTCTAGGCGTGGAATTAGATAAATCTATCAATAGAGCTTTGTCTAAAGATTATGAAGTAGAGACATACGGTGGAAATGTCAGTACTACTTATATCATAACCAAAAACCTTCGTTACGGATTGTACTATCGAGGTAGCCAGACCAGCTTGGAGCGTAAAAACAAACAAGATCTTGTGGGTCCAGATCCCTCCACAAACAAAGGATTTGTTTCTGCAGCAGGAACACATCTAATTTATGATTCCGTTTCTCCTCCAAGGAATCCTAAAAATGGGGTTCGAGCTAATGTGAATTTTGAAATTTCTGGATTGGGAGGCACCTACCACTTTACAAAACTCAAGCTTTCAGGTTCTGTTTACAGACAGCTGACCAAAAAAGGAGTCTTAAAACTCCGTGGAGAAGCTCAGTTTATTAAACCGTTTAGTGACACAACCATTGACGGAGTGCCTATTAGTGAGCGATTCTTCTTAGGAGGAGAAACTACTGTTAGAGGGTATAAATCCTTTATCATTGGTCCAAAGTATTCTGAAAATGAGCCTAAAGGAGGACTCACTTCTCTTCTTATCTCCGAAGAGTTTCAGTATCCTCTGGTGACACAGCCCAATGTAAGCGCCTTTGTATTTATGGACTCCGGTTTTGTAGGCCTAGAAGAATACAAAATTGATATTAAGGAATTAAGAGGAAGTGCTGGATTTGGGCTGCGCTTTGATGTAATGAACAATGTTCCAGTCATGATGGGATTTGGCTGGCCTTTCCGACCAACAGAGATCTTTGAAGGTAAAAAGATTGATGTTACACAAAGATTCTTCTTTGCTTTGGGAGGAATGTTCTAG
- a CDS encoding OmpH family outer membrane protein, which yields MKKILFVALLVGSLGISSYGDDCRLGYVSLKRCIEDSELGKKETSELEMLKKQFASNAEQMEKELTSLYEKLQDEDYMESLSSSAAEELQKKFEELSQEYNVYQNQSYQLLNQHNYKRIQKLIQEVKVASEKVRKEKKLQVVFNEEAILATTESLDITDEVIKALDATIASHK from the coding sequence ATGAAGAAGATATTATTTGTTGCCCTCCTTGTAGGCTCTCTTGGGATCTCGTCTTACGGAGATGACTGTAGGCTAGGTTATGTTAGCTTAAAGCGATGCATAGAAGATTCCGAGCTAGGGAAAAAAGAAACCTCTGAATTGGAAATGCTAAAGAAACAGTTTGCTTCCAATGCAGAGCAAATGGAAAAAGAGCTGACGTCCCTATACGAAAAACTTCAAGATGAAGATTATATGGAAAGCCTTTCTTCTTCTGCTGCAGAGGAGCTACAGAAAAAGTTTGAAGAACTTTCACAGGAATATAATGTCTACCAGAATCAATCTTATCAGCTACTTAATCAACACAACTACAAAAGAATACAAAAGCTAATACAAGAAGTTAAGGTGGCTTCGGAAAAAGTACGCAAAGAAAAGAAATTGCAAGTGGTTTTTAATGAAGAGGCCATTTTAGCAACAACAGAGAGCCTCGACATTACTGATGAAGTTATAAAAGCTTTGGATGCGACAATAGCTTCGCATAAATGA
- the lpxD gene encoding UDP-3-O-(3-hydroxymyristoyl)glucosamine N-acyltransferase, with amino-acid sequence MKSCYTLKELAEICGLQLQGDPEILISGVEEIEKAQSTQISFVENERYRRFLNKTQAGAIIISSQEASKAEGTKKNFLISPTPSLSFQQVIELFISETDNGFTGVSPSATIHETVVLGKNVLIEPQAVICKGVVIGDNCHIGAGCFIGAETVLGNNCCIHPRAVVRERVLIGNNVLIQSGAVIGSCGFGYSMDKSGNHVHLKHLGKVVLEDNVEIGANTTIDRGRFKETIVRQGTKIDNLVQIAHQVEVGKHSIIVSLSGIAGSTKIGNRVVVGGQTGIAGHISVCDNVMLMAQTGVSKTISSPGVYGGAPARPYEEIHKIIAKTRNLPKMDARIGLLEKQLEDIKQKLLVLNTTR; translated from the coding sequence ATGAAGTCTTGCTACACCCTCAAAGAATTGGCAGAAATCTGCGGATTGCAGTTGCAGGGAGATCCAGAGATTTTAATTTCTGGCGTAGAAGAGATTGAGAAAGCTCAAAGCACACAAATATCATTTGTTGAAAATGAACGTTATCGACGTTTCTTGAACAAGACTCAAGCGGGAGCCATTATTATTTCCTCTCAAGAAGCCTCTAAAGCAGAAGGAACTAAAAAGAACTTTCTGATTAGCCCTACCCCCTCTTTGTCATTTCAACAAGTTATAGAACTTTTTATTTCTGAAACCGATAATGGCTTCACAGGCGTTTCTCCCTCAGCAACTATACATGAGACTGTGGTTTTAGGGAAAAATGTTCTGATAGAACCCCAAGCTGTTATATGCAAAGGTGTGGTTATTGGGGATAATTGCCATATCGGTGCAGGCTGTTTTATCGGAGCAGAAACAGTTCTTGGAAATAATTGTTGTATACATCCTCGAGCAGTCGTCAGAGAGCGCGTGCTAATAGGTAACAATGTGCTTATTCAATCCGGGGCTGTGATAGGGTCTTGTGGTTTTGGATATAGCATGGATAAATCGGGAAACCATGTTCATCTAAAACATTTAGGAAAAGTTGTTCTTGAGGACAATGTCGAGATAGGAGCAAATACTACCATTGACAGAGGACGCTTTAAAGAAACCATTGTAAGACAAGGCACGAAAATAGACAACCTTGTGCAAATAGCGCATCAAGTGGAGGTTGGTAAGCATTCCATTATAGTCTCTTTGTCTGGAATCGCCGGGTCAACAAAAATTGGAAATAGAGTCGTCGTTGGTGGGCAGACAGGCATTGCTGGACACATTTCTGTTTGCGATAACGTCATGCTTATGGCTCAAACAGGCGTTTCAAAAACTATATCCTCTCCAGGTGTTTATGGCGGAGCCCCAGCAAGACCTTATGAGGAAATTCACAAAATTATAGCCAAAACTCGCAATCTTCCAAAGATGGACGCTAGGATCGGTCTTTTGGAAAAACAGCTGGAAGATATAAAGCAAAAACTTTTGGTTCTTAATACTACAAGATAG
- a CDS encoding thiamine pyrophosphate-dependent enzyme, producing the protein MDKAYNLSDQPTLNISSIDSTEESVRGIVDSLGVASCLDMLKNMLRIREFETRGEAAYLEGLVGGFYHSYSGEEAIATAAIAIGGKGHYFFASYRCHAVALLLEVSIPSMAAELLGRSTGCALGRGGSMHMCGPNFPGGFGIVGGHVPLAMGGAFTSKYLGQNKASLCFIGDGAVAQGTVHETLNFASLHDLPLMLIIENNGWGMGTALKRAISLCPIGESLASPYKIKSLTINGFDLFNCLLGFKAAFDYVQNEQKPLVIESLCSRFRGHSISDPNLYRSKSDMQEILKKDPILHTKELFIKVGLLSEDDFEKMRKDCREEVIEAFQLAKEAPYPSPAQLEEGVYA; encoded by the coding sequence ATGGATAAAGCTTATAATTTATCAGACCAGCCTACTCTAAATATCTCTTCCATAGATTCAACCGAAGAGAGCGTTCGCGGAATAGTAGATTCTTTGGGAGTAGCGTCCTGCTTGGATATGCTTAAAAATATGCTTCGAATCAGAGAATTTGAAACAAGAGGAGAAGCAGCCTATCTCGAAGGCCTTGTGGGAGGGTTTTATCACTCCTATAGCGGAGAGGAAGCCATAGCCACAGCAGCTATCGCTATAGGAGGCAAGGGGCACTACTTTTTTGCTTCTTATCGTTGCCATGCTGTAGCTCTTCTTTTAGAGGTGTCTATCCCTTCTATGGCTGCAGAGTTATTAGGCAGATCAACGGGATGTGCTCTAGGAAGGGGCGGTTCTATGCATATGTGCGGGCCTAATTTTCCCGGAGGATTTGGTATTGTTGGAGGGCATGTTCCCCTAGCTATGGGAGGAGCTTTTACAAGCAAGTATCTCGGTCAAAATAAAGCTTCTTTGTGTTTCATTGGAGACGGCGCTGTGGCTCAAGGAACCGTTCACGAAACATTAAATTTCGCCTCTTTGCATGATTTACCTTTGATGCTTATCATTGAGAATAATGGCTGGGGAATGGGCACGGCCTTAAAAAGAGCCATTTCACTGTGCCCTATAGGAGAAAGTTTAGCCTCCCCCTACAAAATAAAATCCCTTACGATTAATGGCTTTGATTTGTTCAATTGTTTGCTGGGGTTTAAAGCCGCTTTTGATTACGTTCAAAATGAGCAAAAACCTTTAGTAATAGAAAGCCTATGTTCCCGGTTCCGTGGACATTCTATTTCAGATCCTAACTTGTATCGTTCCAAAAGTGATATGCAAGAAATCCTAAAAAAAGACCCTATTTTGCACACGAAGGAATTGTTTATAAAAGTTGGTTTATTATCCGAAGATGATTTTGAGAAAATGCGCAAGGATTGTAGAGAAGAAGTTATAGAAGCTTTTCAACTAGCAAAAGAAGCTCCTTACCCCTCCCCCGCTCAATTGGAAGAAGGTGTTTATGCATAA
- a CDS encoding pyruvate dehydrogenase complex E1 component subunit beta, translating into MHKENKILTIRDAIREAIDEEMERDQGVFVIGEEVGEYNGAYKVTKGLLDKWGPKRIIDTPISEAAFSGLAIGAAMTGLRPIVEFMSWNFSFVAADQIISHAAKMHYMTGGLFSVPIVFRGPNGAAAQVSCQHSHCVEALYANLPGLIVVSPATPRDAKGLLKSAVRNNNPVLFLENELMYHVEGEVPSGEVLEPIGQAKVLQEGTDLTIVTYSRMVSIVTEAASQLKREQGLSVEIIDLRTIKPLDVSTILSSIKKTNRCLVVEEGHYFAGIGAEVSATIMEFGFDYLDSPVLRVCQKETPMPYSSALEAETLPNVSRVKDAVNKLLR; encoded by the coding sequence ATGCATAAAGAAAACAAAATCTTAACAATCCGAGATGCTATAAGAGAAGCCATTGATGAAGAAATGGAAAGAGATCAAGGTGTTTTCGTTATAGGAGAGGAGGTTGGAGAATACAATGGGGCATACAAAGTAACCAAGGGCTTATTAGATAAATGGGGCCCTAAACGCATTATAGACACCCCTATCAGCGAGGCTGCATTTTCAGGTCTTGCCATAGGTGCCGCTATGACAGGACTGAGGCCTATAGTAGAATTCATGAGCTGGAACTTTTCTTTTGTTGCTGCGGATCAAATTATCTCCCATGCGGCAAAAATGCATTATATGACCGGCGGACTCTTTTCTGTTCCTATTGTTTTCAGGGGGCCCAATGGAGCAGCTGCACAGGTCTCTTGCCAACATTCGCATTGCGTGGAAGCTTTATATGCCAATTTACCGGGACTTATTGTTGTTTCGCCAGCTACTCCCCGTGATGCTAAAGGGTTATTAAAAAGCGCAGTAAGAAATAATAATCCTGTACTTTTCTTAGAAAATGAGCTTATGTATCACGTAGAAGGCGAGGTTCCTTCTGGAGAAGTGTTAGAACCTATAGGTCAAGCTAAGGTTCTACAGGAAGGCACAGACTTAACTATTGTAACTTACAGCAGAATGGTATCTATTGTGACAGAAGCTGCCTCTCAGTTAAAAAGAGAACAAGGTTTATCTGTAGAAATAATAGATTTACGTACTATAAAGCCTCTAGACGTCTCTACGATCTTATCGTCAATAAAAAAGACCAACAGATGTCTTGTAGTGGAGGAGGGACACTATTTCGCCGGAATAGGAGCGGAGGTTAGTGCAACAATTATGGAGTTTGGCTTTGATTACCTCGATTCTCCAGTATTAAGAGTGTGTCAAAAAGAGACCCCTATGCCCTATTCATCAGCTTTAGAAGCAGAAACATTGCCTAATGTTTCAAGGGTTAAAGATGCCGTTAATAAACTTTTAAGGTAG
- a CDS encoding pyruvate dehydrogenase complex dihydrolipoamide acetyltransferase: MLTLLNMPKLSPTMEKGTIVKWHKKEGDSVKAGDVLLEIATDKAVLEHAAIDDGFVRALLVHEKDKVSVGSPILLISSDPEEPFNLEELLPKEEKENNSAQSSAAKAAELSSSNDQHPVASISMMTFSPEPPLKTSFKIPSENKILASPLAKSIARERNLDLSKVAGSGPGGRILKRDLEGAPQSSPLGSAWRQEETVHPGSYEREDLSPMREVISLRLQASKNSIPHFYVRQKINTTALAILRKQLSDEGLKFSFNDFILRACAMTLREFPSINAGFDSASNQIIKFSTIDISVAVSVDNGLITPIVRCADRKDLTVISSEVKALAKKAKSGKLQDYEYKGGSFTLSNLGMTGITEFVAIINPPQAAILAVGGIEQEPVVINDQIVIGSTCCLTLSVDHRVIDGMEAALFMKRLQHFLENPALLLLK, from the coding sequence ATGCTAACGTTATTGAATATGCCTAAGCTTTCTCCTACTATGGAGAAAGGGACTATTGTAAAATGGCATAAAAAAGAAGGAGACTCTGTTAAGGCCGGAGATGTTCTTTTAGAAATAGCCACGGACAAAGCAGTTCTGGAACACGCCGCCATAGATGATGGCTTTGTCCGGGCCCTTCTTGTTCATGAAAAAGATAAGGTGTCTGTAGGTTCCCCAATTTTATTGATTTCTTCTGATCCTGAAGAACCTTTCAATTTAGAAGAGCTACTACCCAAAGAAGAAAAAGAAAACAACAGTGCACAGAGTTCTGCTGCTAAGGCTGCAGAGCTTTCTTCCTCTAATGATCAACATCCTGTTGCATCAATCTCTATGATGACTTTCTCTCCGGAGCCTCCTCTGAAGACTTCATTTAAAATCCCTTCCGAAAACAAAATATTAGCCTCGCCGTTAGCAAAATCTATAGCTAGGGAACGAAACTTAGATTTATCTAAAGTAGCCGGTAGCGGCCCTGGAGGAAGAATTCTAAAGAGAGATTTGGAAGGAGCGCCTCAAAGCAGCCCTTTAGGATCAGCTTGGCGTCAAGAGGAAACTGTTCATCCGGGATCTTATGAGAGAGAGGATCTATCTCCCATGAGAGAAGTCATTTCTCTTAGATTACAAGCATCAAAAAATTCAATTCCTCACTTTTACGTCAGACAAAAGATCAATACCACGGCTCTTGCAATTTTAAGAAAGCAATTGTCTGATGAGGGTTTGAAGTTTTCTTTTAATGATTTCATTTTGCGGGCCTGTGCCATGACATTAAGGGAATTTCCTAGTATTAATGCTGGTTTTGATAGTGCGAGCAACCAAATCATTAAATTTTCTACTATAGATATTTCTGTGGCTGTTTCCGTAGATAATGGACTTATTACTCCCATAGTAAGATGTGCTGATAGAAAGGATCTAACGGTCATATCCTCAGAAGTGAAAGCTCTTGCTAAAAAGGCAAAAAGCGGTAAATTACAAGACTATGAGTACAAGGGAGGTTCTTTTACTCTGTCGAATTTGGGTATGACAGGCATTACAGAATTTGTGGCTATTATAAATCCTCCGCAAGCAGCAATCCTAGCTGTCGGTGGTATAGAACAAGAGCCTGTTGTAATTAATGATCAAATTGTTATAGGAAGCACCTGCTGTCTAACGCTTTCAGTTGATCATAGAGTTATAGATGGTATGGAAGCAGCACTTTTCATGAAAAGACTACAACACTTCCTTGAGAATCCAGCATTATTACTCTTAAAGTAA
- a CDS encoding glycogen/starch/alpha-glucan phosphorylase gives MEENSFDKKAVSVESMKKAILNRLQLGIVQQPETASDREIFSAVSETVMEWLAKGWLETQSQYYKEDSKRVYYISMEFLLGRSLKSNLFNLGLLNIVSEAVKQLGYDLDRLSEMESDAGLGNGGLGRLAACFLDSMATLGIPAYGYGIRYDYGIFHQKIIEGYQVEAPDEWLRYGNPWEICRGEYLYPVKFYGKVSHYTDERGRNIAEWTETSEVLAMAYDVPVPGYGNTTVNTLRLWQAQSPQGFEFSYFNHGDYIRAIEDIALAENISRVLYPNDSISEGQELRLKQEYFLISSTIQDILRRYTKAYIHLEKLPEKVSIQLNDTHPALGIAEMMHLLVDREELPWDKAWQMTKEIFNYTNHTILPEALERWPIELFAKLLPRHLEIIQEINSRWLQTVNEDFPNDESKKKQLSIIEENGKEKRISMATLAIVGSSKVNGVSAFHSELLRTTLFSDFSAINKEKFINVTNGVTPRRWLALCNPLLSNLLTEVLGDGWITNLSLLEKLHPMAEDASFRDRWEAIKILNKNTLARRIFDEVGTTVNPSSMFDCHIKRIHEYKRQLLNILRVIGDYIDLKENLVSAPIPKTIIFGGKAAPGYFFAKLIIKLINSVAEVVNNDSTVSDFLKIVFIPNYRVSVAEVIIPAAELSEQISTAGMEASGTGNMKFAMNGALTIGTMDGANIEMRDYLKLENMFIFGLTESEISSMRTTYDPRAIYETNPKIKKILDLIYEGFFCQEDRDLFKPIVNKLLNEGDSYFVLADFDSYDQTHKGASELFKNRTEWAKKSIYNTAGMGYFSSDRTIKDYADNIWHVPYKAQS, from the coding sequence ATGGAAGAAAATAGTTTTGATAAGAAGGCTGTTTCTGTAGAGAGCATGAAAAAAGCCATACTTAATAGATTACAATTAGGTATCGTTCAACAACCAGAGACAGCTTCTGATAGAGAAATTTTTTCTGCTGTATCAGAAACGGTTATGGAGTGGCTAGCAAAAGGTTGGCTTGAAACTCAAAGTCAGTATTACAAAGAAGATTCTAAGCGAGTTTATTATATTTCTATGGAGTTCTTATTGGGGAGAAGTCTTAAGTCTAATCTGTTTAACCTAGGTCTTTTGAATATAGTGAGCGAAGCTGTAAAACAGCTCGGGTATGACTTAGATCGTCTTTCAGAAATGGAGTCCGATGCCGGATTAGGGAATGGAGGACTAGGACGTTTAGCGGCTTGCTTTTTAGATTCCATGGCAACATTAGGGATCCCTGCTTACGGATATGGGATTCGTTATGATTATGGAATTTTTCATCAAAAAATTATCGAGGGTTATCAAGTAGAAGCTCCTGATGAGTGGTTGAGATATGGGAATCCTTGGGAAATATGCAGAGGAGAGTACTTATATCCAGTAAAATTTTATGGAAAAGTCAGCCATTATACAGACGAAAGAGGGAGAAACATTGCAGAATGGACAGAGACTAGTGAAGTGTTAGCTATGGCATACGATGTGCCTGTTCCTGGATATGGGAATACTACTGTTAATACCCTGCGTCTATGGCAAGCTCAGTCTCCTCAAGGATTTGAATTTAGCTACTTTAATCATGGAGATTACATTAGAGCTATAGAAGATATAGCATTGGCTGAAAACATCTCGAGAGTTTTATACCCCAATGACTCTATTTCTGAAGGACAAGAACTTCGGTTGAAACAAGAATATTTTTTGATATCTTCCACCATTCAAGATATCCTTCGTAGATATACAAAAGCATACATTCATCTTGAAAAGCTACCTGAAAAGGTTTCTATTCAACTCAATGACACACACCCTGCTTTGGGAATAGCTGAAATGATGCATCTTTTGGTAGATAGGGAGGAGCTGCCATGGGATAAAGCATGGCAGATGACCAAAGAAATTTTTAATTATACAAATCACACAATCCTTCCTGAAGCTTTAGAACGGTGGCCTATAGAGCTTTTTGCTAAACTTCTTCCTAGACATCTAGAAATTATTCAAGAAATTAATTCTAGATGGTTGCAAACAGTTAACGAAGATTTTCCTAATGATGAATCAAAGAAAAAACAGTTATCCATCATAGAAGAAAACGGGAAAGAGAAACGAATTAGTATGGCGACGTTGGCTATTGTAGGCTCGTCCAAAGTAAATGGAGTATCAGCTTTTCACTCTGAGTTATTACGTACAACCCTGTTTTCTGATTTTTCTGCTATCAATAAGGAGAAGTTTATTAATGTCACTAATGGGGTAACCCCCAGAAGATGGCTGGCTCTCTGTAATCCATTGTTATCTAATTTACTAACAGAGGTTTTAGGTGATGGTTGGATTACAAACTTATCTCTTTTGGAAAAACTACACCCTATGGCTGAAGACGCTAGTTTTAGAGATAGGTGGGAGGCTATAAAAATTCTGAATAAAAATACTCTGGCTAGACGTATTTTTGATGAAGTAGGCACTACAGTTAACCCATCGTCAATGTTTGACTGTCATATAAAAAGAATTCACGAATACAAGAGACAGCTGCTCAATATTTTAAGGGTGATAGGGGATTACATAGATCTTAAAGAGAATCTAGTTTCTGCCCCTATTCCAAAAACTATTATTTTTGGTGGAAAAGCTGCTCCAGGATATTTTTTTGCGAAACTGATTATTAAATTAATCAATTCTGTTGCAGAGGTTGTCAATAATGACTCTACCGTTTCAGATTTTCTAAAAATAGTCTTTATTCCTAATTATAGAGTGTCCGTAGCAGAGGTCATCATTCCTGCTGCTGAACTGTCAGAACAAATATCTACGGCAGGGATGGAAGCTTCCGGAACAGGTAATATGAAGTTCGCTATGAATGGAGCGTTAACTATAGGTACTATGGACGGAGCCAACATAGAAATGAGAGACTATTTGAAGCTTGAAAATATGTTTATTTTCGGATTAACGGAAAGTGAAATAAGCTCTATGCGAACAACATATGATCCACGGGCTATTTATGAAACCAATCCAAAAATAAAGAAAATATTAGACCTTATCTATGAAGGATTTTTCTGTCAGGAAGACAGAGATCTGTTTAAACCTATCGTTAATAAACTATTGAATGAAGGAGATTCCTATTTTGTTTTAGCTGACTTTGATTCTTATGATCAAACCCATAAAGGTGCTTCAGAATTATTTAAAAACCGAACTGAGTGGGCAAAAAAGTCTATCTATAACACTGCAGGAATGGGATATTTTTCTAGCGATCGAACTATTAAGGATTACGCAGACAACATCTGGCATGTTCCTTACAAAGCTCAGTCATAG